A genomic segment from Sparus aurata chromosome 10, fSpaAur1.1, whole genome shotgun sequence encodes:
- the LOC115590482 gene encoding uncharacterized protein LOC115590482 isoform X1, producing MILMVLLVVLTSSVCVMSAGKKTPTFYQAEEDDDITIRWDSTIKTNMSLTNMLCFLQSNPVKLLYQMVNSVDVPESQDPQFAGRVQCDKDALRDRRIRLHVSRLRTEDSGNYWCDLAANYNKITRRWMLQTTEHFVLNVTSRGENRGHEEHNVITTASTEDAELTAGGLKKEVTSVDFIEVAAGAAIIIVAILFIIGVLLSCLSALIHRYNKDQ from the exons ATGATCTTGATGGTTCTGCTCGTCGTTCTGACCTCCTCTGTCTGTG TGATGTCTGCTGGGAAAAAGACACCGACCTTCTATCAGGCAGAGGAGGACGATGACATCACCATCAGATGGGACAGTACCATCAAAACCAACATGTCTCTCACCAACATGCTTTGTTTTCTCCAGTCAAACCCTGTGAAGCTTTTGTATCAAATGGTTAACAGCGTTGATGTCCCAGAGTCTCAGGATCCACAGTTTGCAGGACGAGTCCAGTGTGACAAAGACGCCCTCAGAGACAGACGGatcagacttcatgtgtccagactcaggACTGAAGACTCTGGAAACTACTGGTGTGATCTGGCTGCTAATTATAACAAGATAACGAGGAGATGGATGCTGCAGACCACAG AACATTTTGTCTTGAATGTGACCTCTCGTGGAGAAAACAGAGGACATGAGGAACACAACGTCATCACAACAGCATCAACTGAAG ATGCTGAACTCACAGCAGGAGGGCTGAAGAAGGAAGTGACGTCAGTAGATTTTATTGAAGTTGCAGCTGGTGCAGCTATTATAATTGTAGCTATCCTATTTATCATCGGTGTATTACTTAGTTGTCTGTCAGCTCTCATTCACCGATATAATAAAG ATCAATAG
- the LOC115590482 gene encoding uncharacterized protein LOC115590482 isoform X2, translated as MSAGKKTPTFYQAEEDDDITIRWDSTIKTNMSLTNMLCFLQSNPVKLLYQMVNSVDVPESQDPQFAGRVQCDKDALRDRRIRLHVSRLRTEDSGNYWCDLAANYNKITRRWMLQTTEHFVLNVTSRGENRGHEEHNVITTASTEDAELTAGGLKKEVTSVDFIEVAAGAAIIIVAILFIIGVLLSCLSALIHRYNKDQ; from the exons ATGTCTGCTGGGAAAAAGACACCGACCTTCTATCAGGCAGAGGAGGACGATGACATCACCATCAGATGGGACAGTACCATCAAAACCAACATGTCTCTCACCAACATGCTTTGTTTTCTCCAGTCAAACCCTGTGAAGCTTTTGTATCAAATGGTTAACAGCGTTGATGTCCCAGAGTCTCAGGATCCACAGTTTGCAGGACGAGTCCAGTGTGACAAAGACGCCCTCAGAGACAGACGGatcagacttcatgtgtccagactcaggACTGAAGACTCTGGAAACTACTGGTGTGATCTGGCTGCTAATTATAACAAGATAACGAGGAGATGGATGCTGCAGACCACAG AACATTTTGTCTTGAATGTGACCTCTCGTGGAGAAAACAGAGGACATGAGGAACACAACGTCATCACAACAGCATCAACTGAAG ATGCTGAACTCACAGCAGGAGGGCTGAAGAAGGAAGTGACGTCAGTAGATTTTATTGAAGTTGCAGCTGGTGCAGCTATTATAATTGTAGCTATCCTATTTATCATCGGTGTATTACTTAGTTGTCTGTCAGCTCTCATTCACCGATATAATAAAG ATCAATAG